The Lepus europaeus isolate LE1 chromosome 1, mLepTim1.pri, whole genome shotgun sequence genome contains the following window.
TCTCCATCTTCAGAGATAAACATTCGCCTCTCTCCAGGGCCCAACCCTCTCAACCTCTGCCCCCTCACTTCCAGGCTCACCGGGACACATGCGCTACGTATTTCTTCTGGAGCCGGCGAATAGGGCTGGGGGCCGCCTTCTGCAGCAGTTCCACCGCAATGTCTGCAagggacagaggcaggcagaCTGACAaacagcccctcccagcccccactgctcTCGGAGGAGGCCAGGACCGCATGACCAGGCCTTACAGACAGGACCGCAGTAACAAAACAGAGGTCAAGCCCTCCCGCGCTGTGTGACCAAAAGTCCATTCCAAGTTGGATTTTCGGCTCCTTGCCTCAGGAAGGAGCTCCATTTCCCATCACCTGAAATTATTCAAGTCACTCATCTCAGGAGTAAACACACCTTGTTTACTTGGGAAATGCATGGTGGACCTCTTTGGAAAATCAAATGTTTCTggtatacaaaattaaaaatgatgtaGATGTTTtcatcaaagtatttttttttaattcacttggGCTAAAAGAACATGGAGCATAAACTGAATTCCTAAACCAAGCACCACCAAGGAAAGCTGCAGTCACTGCCAACACCCCCACCTCCTCACTTCTCACCTGCCACGGGGCTGGAGAGCTCCTCCAGGCTGCAGTCCGTCTCCCAGTCCCAGCCATAGTAGAGTCTCCTCCGGATCCTGGCACTCAGCTTCTGGTGTCCTGGGAGGAACTGAAACAGGGCGGTGAGGtggtggagggggcagggcagggcagggagatcGCGGCTCCGGGTTGGAGTTCCGGGCGGTGGGGACCCACCCCGCCTGATCCTCGAGATTGTTTGCCAATGGCAGCCTGGCCCACGGGGCGCACACCCACCTTGGGCTCCCCGGGACAGGGTTCAATGTCGCCAGCCCTACCCCCTACTCCTACACCCACGGCTCTCCCTCGGGGCCCTAGCGGCTGCGGCCTGGAGTAGGCACGGCTCGAGCAGCCCCGGACCCAGCACGGCAGCCAGGCGAGCTCAAGGCTCCGCACGGCCCGGAGGGGAGCGTAGGAGCCTGGGAAGGGGCAGGCCGCGTGCTCACCGAGAAGTCCTGGAAGCCGGTGAGGGAGAAGGTGCCTTCTTCGTCCAGCAGGAGCCCGGCTAGGTCCATCATGCCGCCAGCCACCGCCCTGCCAATCTGGAAGGGAAGGAGTCGTAAGGCGCCCGCGGAGCGGCCCTCGACCGCCGGCCCACCTGCCCCAAGCCTCCCGGGTGCGGGCCACCGCCCTCGCCcgcgcagccccctcccctcgcGGCGGCAGTGACAGGCGGGGCCCCGGGAGGCGGGTGCCTCTTCCTGTTCCGCCCGGGGCGCGGCGCTCACCTCCCCGGGTGAGCGGAGACTCTGCCGGTGCCGCGTCCGCCCCGCGTTTACAAGCCGTGGGGGCGTCGCCGGCGAGTCAGCGCGCCCGGCACTTCCTGCCGCCCGCCCGGCCTCCCGATCTGCCCTCGCCGGGCCAAGTCCCAGAGCAGAGCCCCAGGGGCCCTCGCCTGAGAAACGGGGACAGCTCCTAGGGGACCACGCCGCACGGAGGTTGGACGAGCGAGGCAGACCTTGTCGTGGCGACGCGGATACAATGAGAGGCACAACAGCGAGTCGCGCCCGGGTGTTTTCTAGAAGGCGCGATGCACACGCTCAGCCACGAGGCTGAAACGGTGCCCGAGGGACAGGGCGGGAGAAGAACCCTTTGGGTACCGTTGCGAAGTTTAAGCCTAAGTAAATGCTGTATTTTGGAGGGTTGCTGCCGAAGAGGAAGTGATCCCAAGGAAACACGGAAGGCCACACAAAAGGCTGACACTCCCCCCACCCGAAAGTAAACACTGaacaaggttttatttttaaactcacCCTCCCGCCCCCAATTTCACTCTTCCGGGGTGAGGGtggcggtgggggcggggaggaaggcGCTCCGAAAGTTTACGGAAGGAAGCTACGTTTCCCAGCGGGTGAAGCTGTTTTCGAGTCCGACGAGTGACGCGCTGGTGTTTGTTTACCCGctgaggggaggggcctgggaggaCCCGGGCGCCCCGAGTTCAGCAACGGGACGGCCGCCGCCCTTTCCGAACAGAAACGGATCGTCCCGGGGATCCCGGCCTCGTCTGGAAGCCACTTCCTGGCCGCCCGCCGGGACTGCACCGCGGACACGGGGCGAGtgccagacccctccccgccccacccccacacacacaccacgccgCCCTGTCTACACGGCCAGAACAGAATGGTGCCCACCGGCCCGGACCCTGACCCCGGGTCAGGACTTCAGCAAACACCCACCCGCGTAGGCGCGGGGGTCACGGCGGCCGCCGGCGCGCACGCGCGGCCCGGCCTATCCCGCCGGTTAGCCAGCGTCACGTGACGGGTCCGTCGCTCCGCCGTCACGTGACGCCCGTCCGCCAGCCTCTGGCCTCCTCGGCGTGCGCCCCCTTCCGCCTGACGCGCCCCCGGCGGCGGCCGCGCAGCCCTGGCTCCTCGCGGGCTcgggcggcggctgcggcggggCTATGGCGAGCGGCGGCGGAGGCGGTAACACCGGCGCGGCcggaggccaggggctgggcctgagcctcggcctgggcctgggcctgagccTCGGCATGGGTGAGGCCACTGGCGaggcggaggaggaggcggcCGCGGCCGAGGCGGTGGGACGCCTGGCTACGACGCTGTGGCTGCGGCTCCGCGGCTGGGAGGCGGTGCTGGCGGCGGCGCAGCGGCTGCTGGTGTGGGAGAAGCCGCTGCACAGTCTGGTCACAGCGGCCGCGCTCAACGGCCTCTTCTGGTAACGGCcgcggaggagggggcggggccgggctgcgCGGGAGagcgggggcgggaggggcctGGGTTGTCACTTGGCCTGCGGGGAGGTCCTGTGCCCCGGTGTGGGGGAGGCTGACGTCCGCCCAGCTTGCGTCGGCCCTCTGCGTCCGGGGCGCGGGCGAGGCCTGCAGGTGCGGGTCCCCCGTCCGTTGGCGCCCCTCCGCCTTTAGCGATGGACGCAGGAGCCTGTGGCACCCGCTCACCGCTGAGCTCTCTCCCTAAGGCTGCTGTCTTCGTCGTCCCTCCGGCCCTTCTTCCTGCTCAGCATCTCACTTCTGGCCTATTTTCTCCTGGATCTTTGGCAGCCTCGCTTTCTCCCGGAGGTTTCAGGTAAGCGTTTCTTTTTGCATTCGTCAAGCAGCCATTGTGTACTTGGATGGAGTTGGCTGGTGAGGGgaaccctgcccctccccgctcCTCCGTTTTAGGAAATTGCCTGTGATGAGAATTGTCCCTTTTCCCAAAATTGATGTTACCGTGGGTGTAGTGGTTACCAGTGTGGACTCCGCAACGAAATTGCCTGCCTTGCTTTCCGGGAGCTGCCGCTAACACGGGTGTAACGTTGTAACTCGAAAGGCTGCTCAGTATCTGTTTAACTCCCTCTCCTTATCTATAAAGCAGGGAGAATAGACTTTGCTTCGTACAGAAGCGAGGATGTAAATGAGAGAACACGTGTTAGGTGTTCACCGTATTGCTTCCTATAAGATAGAAGGCAGGTTAACGTCAGCTGATTGCTTCGTCGTTGTTGCTGTCCGGATAGCAATCGGTGTTTTTGGAGCAGTTAGGTGCCAGGCTGTGTGTGAGATACCTGGGATAGAAGCGTGAGTGGGATGGAAAGGGTAAGAAGTCTGGAGACATAAACCGGGTCGTGTAGTACCTCCCACCGGAAACGTGCTGTGAGActccaggcagcaggcagctgtTTCTGCCTTGGGGATGCCTCCCAGACCCCCACCACTCAATGAtgtgtccccctcctctctctctagcgTCATCCCCAGAGGAGCCACACTCTGACAGGTGAGTGCAGGCCCCAATCCCCAAATCCTGCCTTGCTTGCCCGTGCCCCATTTCACCACAGAGGGCAATCCTGCAGCTCCTGCAGTCACAGCCCCACCTTAGCAAACGGACTGGTAGCGAGCTGCAGAGTTTGCTGGGTCCCACGCTCCTGTGTAGGTGTTTTGCTGCCTGCTCCTCTTGGGATGGAGGGTTGGGTGCTCTGGGCTTTGCCTCCCCGGACCGGACAGCCTCCCTTTGCGAGGTGGGGTTGTCCGCTTCCTTAAAGATGTGATATGCTTGGAGGGATTTGAGTGCTCAGGAAGCTGGTGTCTGAGGCCTCCAGGGGTTGTGTCGTGTCTCCCCAGTGAGGGTGCGGGGTCAGGCGCCCGGCCGCACCTGCTGAGTGTGCCCGAGTTGTGCAGATACCTGGCTGAGAGCTGGCTCACCTTCCAGATtcacctgcaggagctgctgcagTACAAGAGGCAGAATCCAGCTCAGGTAAGCTCTCCTATGTTCTACAGTGGCTTCCTGCGCCGTGGGGGCATGGGGGAGTGATGTGAACTCCAGGGTCggagacacagaaggaaaagGCCTGAGTGCCTCCTTAGGGCAGCGCGCACAGCTCATCTGTGGTACAGGAGGCAGGCTCAGGCACAGAATAACTGATACGTGGACACTGCCTCGGCCAAGGCCGACCAGTGTGAATGGTGGGTGTTAGGTGGTTTCTGTGGCAAACTTCCTGACTGGTGGCGTCAGACATCCTCTTGAGTAGAGCAGCTCACTGCGTCCCTAGATGGACTCCCATCCGTCTACCTGCTGAGCAGTGGCTCCCACCCAGAGGAGTGGCCCGCACCCTTGGCTCACCGTTCCTCAAGGCCCCCCGTGCTCTTCCCTGCAGTTCTGTGCCCGCGTCTGCTCTGGCTGTGCTGTGCTGGCCGTGCTGGGACACTATGTTCCAGGGATAATGATCTCCTACATCGTCTGTGAGTAGTCTACCCTGGACTAGTCCCAAGGGAGTACTGTGTGCACGCTCTGCTCGGTGCCTCATTGGTGGAGGTCTCCAGGGATGCAGGAGTGTTACTAACAGTGGAAGAGTCTGCAGGGAGGGGGCCGTAGGAGTGGAGGGGAAACACCAGCACAGCTTCGGGAAAGGACCTTGGGGACAGTTGAATGAGCGCCCCTCAGAAGCAGGCGTAGGGAGCGCTGAGTGGACCTTCTGACCCGCAGTGCTGAGCATCCTGCTGTGGCCCCTGGTGGTTTATCACGAGCTGATCCAGAGGATGTACACTCGCCTCGAGCCGCTGCTCATGCAGCTAGACTACAGCATGAAGGCAGAAGCCGACGCCCTGCATCACAAACACGACAAGAGGAGTAAGCGGCTCCCTCGACCTGGGACGGTGAACGTGGGGGAGGGGCTCGGGTGGACTTCAGATCTCCGGTTCCTTGGCCCTGTGCGCCCCACCTCCCCCCGTTGGGCCCGCTTGCTGAGTGCCCTGCTGCTCTTGCTTCCCTAGAGCGCCAGGGGAAGAACACTCCCCCAGGAGGCGATGAGCcactggcagagacagagagtgaaagcgAGGCGGAGCTGGCCGGCTTCTCCCCAGTGGTGAGGCCCACGGGAGACGGGGTGTCAAGTAGAAGGCTGGGGAAGAGTTGTCCGCGTCGGCGCTGCCACCTCTCAAGGCATGGAGGAAAGGTTGCTTCTCTTGTGCCCTCACCTGTTGTGTCCGTCCCGGGTCTGCAGGTGGATGTGAAGAAAACGGCACTGGCCTTGGCCATCACGGACTCGGAGCTTTCAGATGAGGAGGCTTCTATCTTGGAGAGTGGCGGCTTCTCTGTGTCCCGGGCCACAACTCCACAACTGACCGATGTCTCTGAAGGTACAGGGAACACTTTACCCCTCCTGATCTTCCTGGGCCACGTTATAGGACGTTGGTTATACTCCCTGGTCCTCCATGAACGTCTTATCTGGACAACTACTAATTCAACTCCAAGTTTCTGGAAGACCTTATACCTGAAACCTGGCTCAGCTCCATGAGTTGAGTTCTCCTTGAGTTGTTCTGTTCTTGTGGCCAATCAGAGCAGGACGCCCATTCTTAACCCTTTGTTCTCTGTACAGATTTGGACCAGCAGAGCCTGCCAAGTGAGCCCGAGGAGGCCctgagccgggagctgggagagggagaggaggcagagctggcccctcCCGAAGACATGCTGGGCCCTCCTCAAGCCCTCTCAGGGCAAACCCTGGActcggaggaggaggaagacatgGCCGCCAAGGACACCTTGCTTCGGCTCTCATCCCCCCTTCACTTTGTGAACACGCACTTCAATGGGTCAGGGTCTCCCCCGGATGGAGTGCCGTGCTCCCCTGGAGGACCAGTGGAGACGCTGAGCCCTGAGGCAGTGAGTGGTGACCTCACTGATCCACCCAGCACCCTGTCACCCCCACTTTGCCTTGCTGAAAGTGACCCAGTCCCCTCTCCTGCCAtgctcccacctcctccccaggactctccccagcccctgcctgcccctgaggaAGAGGAGGCACTCACCACTGAGGACTTTGAGTTGCTGGATCagggggagctggagcagctgaatGCAGAGCTGGGCTTGGGGCCAGAAGCACCCGCAAAGCCCCCTGATGCTCCACCCCCTCCATCCGTGGGGCCTGATGCCCATTCTCTGGTACAGTCAGACCAAGaggctcaggccatggcagagccaTGAGCCACAGGGGAAGGAGCTGCAGGCACAGCAGGGCTTCCTGGCTGGAGGCGCCACTGTTTCCTCCTGTCCCTGAAGCTCTGAGGAGGGCCAGCGTGGGGCAGCTGGCTGTCAGATGGTAGCCACTccaccctctgcctgcctgcctgctgtccTGGGCCTGGCGTAGTACCTGTGCCTGGGATTGGTTTTAAGTCtgtaaataattttccatttggATTTGTGGATGTGAACAGGGCTAGGGAAGTCCTTCCCACAGCCTGCACTTGCCTCCCTGCCTCATTTCCATTCTCATTCCACGAAGCACCAAACCCTGGTGGtctagccctttttttttt
Protein-coding sequences here:
- the RETREG2 gene encoding reticulophagy regulator 2 produces the protein MASGGGGGNTGAAGGQGLGLSLGLGLGLSLGMGEATGEAEEEAAAAEAVGRLATTLWLRLRGWEAVLAAAQRLLVWEKPLHSLVTAAALNGLFWLLSSSSLRPFFLLSISLLAYFLLDLWQPRFLPEVSASSPEEPHSDSEGAGSGARPHLLSVPELCRYLAESWLTFQIHLQELLQYKRQNPAQFCARVCSGCAVLAVLGHYVPGIMISYIVLLSILLWPLVVYHELIQRMYTRLEPLLMQLDYSMKAEADALHHKHDKRKRQGKNTPPGGDEPLAETESESEAELAGFSPVVDVKKTALALAITDSELSDEEASILESGGFSVSRATTPQLTDVSEDLDQQSLPSEPEEALSRELGEGEEAELAPPEDMLGPPQALSGQTLDSEEEEDMAAKDTLLRLSSPLHFVNTHFNGSGSPPDGVPCSPGGPVETLSPEAVSGDLTDPPSTLSPPLCLAESDPVPSPAMLPPPPQDSPQPLPAPEEEEALTTEDFELLDQGELEQLNAELGLGPEAPAKPPDAPPPPSVGPDAHSLVQSDQEAQAMAEP